One stretch of Astatotilapia calliptera chromosome 3, fAstCal1.2, whole genome shotgun sequence DNA includes these proteins:
- the LOC113014451 gene encoding uncharacterized protein K02A2.6-like — protein sequence MQIDTGSKASLVSYNVYRTCLKHLPLKPSDTVFKGYTGHRVPMKGMAEVTVQYNGQTAKLPVYVTQKNCPAIMGRVWLKTIRLNWQEVRKLSHGSSQLQAILGKHQEVFREELGSMKKITVKLHLKPDSKPVFMKARPVPYAIRPKVESNLDALVKNGVLEPVTTSEWATPIVPVPKKDGGIWICGDFKVSVNPVLTAEQYPLPLIDDLFAGLSGGQKFSKIDLNQAYLQMHVEEQSRDMLTINTHKGLFRFCRLPFGITSAPALFQRAIDQILSGLPGVQCYLDDILCTGADDEEHLRNLDATLQRLKEYGLRVHKEKCDFFQSSVEYLGHVIDANGLHTAPSKITAIVDAPPPRNVSQLKSFLGLLNYYGRFIPNLASLLKPLHNLLRKEEAWEWTASCQDAFQKAKDSLTASEVLTHFNPKFPIQLACDASPYRVGAVISHILPNGEERPIAFASRTLNTAESNYAQLEREALSIVFGVRKFHQYLYGRKFTLFTDHRPLTTILGPYTGIPSLAASRLQRWALILSGHSYDIKYRKSESHCNADGLSRLPLPVKKPVSDTVEILYFREVETAPVSAVQVKKASRNDPVLAAVLDWIIKGLPASKGVDLKAFLGKRAELSVQAGCLLWGRRVIIPMSLRPKLLKQLHAGHSGIVRMKEIARSYFWWPNMDKQIEEIAKNCSSCQMVRNNPPLAPLHPWEFPQEPWHRVHIDFAGPYEDKMFLVAVDAHSKWPEVTIMKSATTEKTIEALGEMCSRFGSPTQIVSDNGPQLVSQEMEAFLQANGVQHITSAPYHPATNGLAERFVQTMKHALKTSQGQGTLHQRLHKFLLNYRNSPHATTRTSPANAMFKRDLRTTFDLLKPSTVKDTVQKQQEKQIMYRGQKVKGRVFSTGESVQARNYRGVHKWVPATVIAQTGPVSYTVQVADGVWRRHVDQLLRSAPVSAEGSCGDLENALIDSSAPSHTQVENSITSGTVVPPVKETVRETETSSVSGTKAPQESTQTDVTTDRRYPNRERRPPVRLSY from the coding sequence ATGCAGATTGACACTGGGTCAAAAGCATCACTAGTGTCATATAATGTCTATAGGACATGTCTGAAGCACCTTCCACTCAAACCCTCCGACACAGTATTTAAAGGATATACTGGACATCGAGTGCCTATGAAAGGAATGGCAGAGGTGACTGTTCAATACAATGGCCAAACTGCTAAGCTGCCTGTGTATGTTACGCAGAAGAACTGCCCTGCTATAATGGGACGTGTGTGGCTCAAAACAATCAGACTCAACTGGCAAGAGGTGAGAAAGCTGTCGCATGGTTCCTCTCAGCTACAGGCCATACTGGGAAAACACCAGGAGGTTTTTCGTGAGGAGCTGGGCAGcatgaaaaaaattacagtgaaGCTGCATCTCAAGCCTGACTCCAAGCCAGTCTTTATGAAGGCTAGACCTGTGCCGTACGCCATTCGGCCCAAGGTGGAGTCTAATTTAGACGCATTGGTCAAGAATGGTGTTCTGGAGCCGGTTACGACCAGCGAGTGGGCCACGCCCATCGTTCCAGTTCCCAAAAAGGACGGCGGAATCTGGATCTGCGGAGACTTCAAGGTATCCGTGAATCCTGTATTAACAGCAGAGCAGTATCCCCTTCCACTGATTGATGACTTATTTGCTGGTCtgagtggaggacaaaagttCAGCAAAATAGATCTCAACCAAGCTTACCTGCAAATGCATGTTGAAGAGCAGTCACGTGACATGTTGACTATTAACACACATAAGGGACTTTTCAGATTTTGCAGGTTGCCTTTTGGCATCACATCAGCTCCAGCATTGTTTCAACGAGCGATTGATCAAATCCTGAGCGGATTACCTGGTGTGCAATGCTATCTGGATGATATCCTGTGTACAGGAGCAGATGATGAAGAGCATCTGCGCAACTTGGATGCGACCCTTCAGAGGCTGAAGGAATACGGATTGAGAGTCCATAAGGAGAAATGTGACTTTTTCCAGTCATCTGTGGAATATCTAGGGCACGTGATTGATGCAAATGGACTTCACACTGCACCTTCGAAGATCACAGCAATCGTGGATGCACCCCCACCACGAAATGTCAGtcagttaaagtctttcttAGGGCTGTTGAACTACTACGGACGGTTCATACCCAACTTGGCATCACTCCTGAAACCACTGCACAACCTGCTACGCAAGGAAGAAGCATGGGAGTGGACAGCAAGCTGCCAAGACGCCTTTCAAAAGGCAAAGGATTCACTGACTGCATCTGAGGTGCTAACCCACTTCAATCCCAAGTTCCCAATTCAGCTTGCTTGTGATGCTTCTCCCTATAGGGTGGGGGCAGTGATTTCCCACATTCTCCCAAATGGCGAAGAAAGGCCAATTGCATTCGCATCAAGGACATTAAACACAGCAGAGTCCAACTATGCTCAGCTGGAACGAGAGGCGCTGAGCATTGTATTCGGTGTTCGGAAATTCCACCAGTACCTGTACGGTAGGAAGTTTACACTGTTTACTGACCATAGGCCTCTCACAACCATCCTGGGACCCTATACAGGGATTCCATCTCTTGCTGCTTCACGTCTCCAGAGGTGGGCGTTGATATTGTCAGGACATTCTTATGACATCAAGTATCGCAAATCGGAGTCTCATTGCAATGCAGATGGGTTGTCCAGGTTAccccttcctgttaaaaaaccCGTCTCTGACACAGTTGAGATCCTCTACTTCAGGGAGGTAGAGACAGCACCTGTTTCGGCTGTGCAGGTGAAAAAGGCGTCCAGAAATGACCCTGTGTTGGCAGCAGTGCTGGACTGGATCATTAAGGGTCTGCCTGCAAGTAAGGGTGTAGACCTGAAGGCTTTCCTGGGAAAGCGGGCGGAGCTTTCTGTTCAGGCGGGATGTTTGCTGTGGGGGAGGAGAGTCATCATTCCCATGTCACTGCGACCAAAACTGTTGAAGCAACTGCATGCAGGACATAGTGGAATAGTGAGAATGAAGGAAATAGCGAGAAGCTATTTTTGGTGGCCAAATATGGACAAACAGATCGAGGAGATTGCTAAGAACTGCTCTTCGTGTCAGATGGTCCGGAACAACCCACCACTTGCTCCTCTTCATCCCTGGGAGTTCCCACAGGAGCCATGGCATCGGGTACACATTGACTTTGCAGGTCCATACgaggacaaaatgtttcttGTAGCTGTTGATGCACACAGTAAATGGCCTGAAGTGACCATCATGAAATCAGCCACCACTGAAAAGACCATAGAAGCTCTAGGAGAAATGTGCAGTAGGTTTGGATCTCCTACTCAGATAGTCTCTGACAATGGACCTCAACTGGTTTCACAGGAAATGGAGGCTTTCCTACAGGCTAATGGAGTGCAGCACATTACGTCAGCTCCATACCATCCTGCAACGAATGGTCTTGCAGAAAGGTTTGTTCAGACAATGAAACATGCACTGAAAACATCACAAGGCCAAGGAACACTGCATCAGAGACTGCACAAGTTTCTGCTTAACTACCGGAATAGTCCACATGCGACCACAAGGACATCTCCTGCCAACGCAATGTTCAAAAGAGATCTGCGCACTACCTTTGATCTTTTGAAACCCTCAACTGTGAAGGACactgtacaaaaacaacaagagaaaCAAATCATGTACAGGGGTCAAAAGGTCAAGGGCAGAGTCTTCAGCACCGGCGAGTCAGTGCAGGCCAGGAACTACCGAGGAGTACACAAGTGGGTTCCTGCAACTGTCATTGCTCAAACTGGTCCAGTTTCATATACAGTTCAGGTGGCCGATGGAGTCTGGAGAAGACACGTGGATCAGCTACTCCGGTCCGCACCAGTGTCTGCAGAAGGGTCTTGCGGAGATCTTGAAAATGCACTCATCGACTCGTCAGccccttcacacacacaagtagaGAACTCCATCACATCAGGAACAGTGGTTCCACCTGTAAAGGAGACTGTAAGAGAGACTGAGACATCTTCGGTGTCAGGAACAAAGGCTCCACAAGAGAGCACACAGACTGACGTTACCACAGACCGCCGATACCCCAATAGAGAGCGGCGGCCTCCTGTTCGTCTGAGTTATTAG
- the LOC113019423 gene encoding protein FAM111A-like, with product MEAAECALSHEEITNSQEKIPPKRPKNTCDIRDFFAKQRDSPSGSSSRASMQPEGPKSPQGFTRCVKKENDSDFIVQHSHEFIVKFDQDSNGYTVQCDQLCTVLEAIKSNEKCNKKIKCADENIMIQLGKEDKKSIVATHFPCSCIDDGEYLIILCGEKKVEGEVQHSKIVYPKEHYSVFYIDTVGGLNTKTKKLFKNNDVKQFKNLCVYGEKVITVAEALKRDGRFIDDLGNYELSNNQDPNILTVCTQKVKNLHQKQFKIRLPKDKKEKKKEESPSNNSQSKCESRSESEIIDLVQQEGIRVKTVKETSSDVDRKEIYDRLREQFPDLKRLMESRFPGDSFQKELNLRKENFGKIQQSFSQVHRVRKLLELGKSVCKLVIKDVSMGTGFVLFDTFILTSAHLFKGYVEGKEPKQDVEVFAIFDYEEPEPETNYYYFRAENTFIDFDADLDYAVLELNPEGSNSMDVPPGLLSEFGRLPANGEACIIGHSAGQVKEMDPTFIIEIEKRGQAIDEHFSQHKHPFIINVLSDHVRKQGIENILQSGKVGTYHTFMYHGASGSPVFNGLGKVFGLHTAGFTYGFIKQVESVIEYAHPLIMIFERFVSNLKNSGNEELLKRVEEEAKENKLLTDVLNIKQEDPVKQMDVSPSD from the exons ATGGAAGCAGCAGAGTGTGCACTCAGCCACGAGGAGATAACTAACTCTCAG GAGAAAATACCTCCCAAACGACCAAAGAACACATGTGATATTAGGGACTTTTTTGCTAAGCAAAGG gaCAGTcccagtggcagcagcagcagagcaagcATGCAGCCAGAGGGACCTAAATCCCCTCAG GGATTTACACGATgtgtgaagaaagaaaatgacagtGATTTCATT GTCCAACACTCACATGAATTCATAGTGAAATTTGATCAAGATAGTAATGGATACACTGTTCAGTGTGATCAGCTTTGCACAGTGCTGGAAGCCATAAAATCAAACGAGAAATGCAACAAGAAGATTAAGTGTGCAGATGAGAACATTATGATTCAGCTAGGTAAAGAGGATAAGAAGTCAATTGTTGCAACACATTTCCCCTGTTCTTGTATTGATGATGGTGAGTATCTGATCATAttatgtggagaaaaaaaagttgaaggTGAAGTCCAACATTCCAAAATAGTGTATCCAAAAGAGCACTATTCTGTCTTCTATATAGACACAGTTGGTGGGCTAAACactaaaacaaagaaactttttaaaaataatgatgtAAAACAGTTCAAGAACCTCTGTGTTTATGGAGAAAAGGTAATAACTGTGGCTGAGGCTCTGAAGAGAGACGGTCGCTTCATTGATGACCTTGGTAACTATGAGCTGTCCAACAATCAGGATCCCAACATCCTCACTGTATGCACACAAAAGGTAAAAAACCTACACCAGAAACAATTCAAGATACGCCTtccaaaagataaaaaagaaaaaaaaaaagaagaaagcccATCAAATAATTCTCAAAGTAAGTGTGAAAGCAGATCAGAGTCAGAGATTATCGATTTAGTACAACAGGAAGGAATCCgtgtaaaaacagtgaaagaaaCCAGCAGTGATGTTGATAGAAAAGAGATTTATGATCGACTGCGTGAGCAGTTTCCAGATCTGAAACGATTGATGGAGAGTAGATTCCCTGGTGATTCTTTCCAGAAAGAACTGAATCTCAGGAAGGAAAACTTTGGAAAGATCCAGCAGTCCTTCAGCCAAGTTCACAGAGTCAGGAAGCTGCTAGAACTGGGAAAGTCAGTTTGCAAACTCGTTATTAAGGATGTTTCTATGGGAACAGGCTTTGTGCTGTTTGATACTTTCATCCTGACTAGCGCACATTTATTTAAAGGTTACGTTGAAGGAAAGGAGCCAAAGCAGGATGTAGAAGTGTTTGCTATTTTTGATTATGAGGAGCCTGAGCCAGAAACAAATTACTACTACTTTAGAGCAGAGAATACATTCATTGACTTTGATGCTGATCTAGATTATGCAGTTCTGGAGCTCAACCCTGAAGGATCAAACAGCATGGATGTACCACCAGGGCTGCTCAGTGAGTTTGGTCGACTGCCTGCCAATGGTGAAGCCTGCATCATTGGACACTCAGCAGGGCAAGTGAAAGAAATGGATCCTACATTTATCATTGAGATAGAGAAGAGAGGGCAGGCTATAGATGAACATTTTAGTCAGCACAAACACCCATTTATCATAAACGTGCTCAGTGATCATGTCAGAAAGCAAGGCATTGAAAACATATTGCAGAGTGGAAAAGTAGGGACCTACCACACTTTCATGTATCACGGTGCCTCTGGCTCTCCAGTGTTTAATGGACTTGGCAAAGTTTTTGGTTTGCACACTGCAGGATTTACCTATGGTTTTATAAAACAAGTCGAAAGTGTAATTGAGTATGCCCATCCTCTGATCATGATATTTGAAAGGTTTGTGAGTAATCTAAAGAACAGTGGAAATGAGGAACTGTTGAAAAGAGTTGAGGAGGAGGCAAAGGAAAACAAGTTACTGACAGACGTACTCAACATAAAGCAGGAGGATCCTGTGAAGCAAATGGATGTCAGTCCTTCAGACTAG